Proteins encoded together in one Mycobacterium sp. MS1601 window:
- a CDS encoding DUF2848 domain-containing protein, with the protein MLTFELPDGSVVTVHPTTVLNAGYAGRNQDEVAAHIAELAELGVPAPSVIPALYPVSPYLAQQTDTVHTQHSRTSGEAEWAIVITDDEDVLLTVACDHTDRTLETHSVAWSKNAAPDVVGKRAWRLTDIADRIDEITLKAWVGTEETLIQSGSLADLLGPDYWLGVLRERGLFRPGTVLLSGTITMLADVDQFADAWKVELADPATGFTSTCQYRTVPMPEPIG; encoded by the coding sequence ATGCTGACGTTCGAACTGCCCGACGGATCCGTTGTGACGGTGCACCCCACCACGGTCTTGAACGCCGGATACGCAGGTCGCAACCAGGACGAGGTGGCCGCACACATCGCCGAACTCGCCGAGCTGGGAGTGCCCGCACCGTCGGTCATACCTGCGCTGTACCCCGTATCGCCCTACCTGGCACAACAGACCGACACCGTGCACACCCAGCACAGCCGCACCTCCGGTGAGGCCGAGTGGGCAATCGTGATCACCGACGACGAAGACGTTCTGCTCACGGTGGCCTGCGACCACACCGATCGCACCCTGGAGACCCACAGTGTGGCCTGGAGCAAGAACGCAGCCCCCGACGTGGTGGGCAAGCGCGCCTGGCGACTGACCGATATCGCCGACCGGATCGACGAGATCACCCTGAAAGCCTGGGTGGGCACCGAGGAGACTCTCATCCAATCCGGGTCGCTGGCAGACCTGCTGGGACCCGACTACTGGTTGGGCGTCCTGCGCGAGCGCGGCCTGTTCCGGCCGGGCACCGTACTGCTGTCCGGCACCATCACGATGCTGGCCGACGTGGATCAGTTCGCCGACGCCTGGAAGGTCGAACTGGCCGATCCTGCAACCGGATTCACCTCCACCTGCCAGTACCGGACAGTGCCGATGCCCGAACCCATCGGCTAG
- a CDS encoding maleylpyruvate isomerase family mycothiol-dependent enzyme, whose protein sequence is MSSPTRAVTMLDKNGVLAGLFASWEAIERQLAGQHAQGWQAGTSLPGWRVHDVVSHVIGTESMLLGIPTPEADCDVAALGHVNNDIGVLNECWVRYLAAETPEDMMARFGDVTAQRTTMLTTMTDEAWNAATLTPAGPDSYGRFMRIRTFDCWMHAQDIREALNLPATAADLGGADARQALDEIAASMGFVIGKRGKAPDGARVELELTGGLTRSIRVAVDGRASVVDDFGGAEPTSVIRVDGLHFTRLCGGRVSPGDVEIVGDQAVGRQIVENLAYVI, encoded by the coding sequence ATGTCCAGCCCCACACGCGCGGTGACCATGCTCGACAAAAACGGCGTTCTGGCAGGGCTTTTCGCGTCCTGGGAAGCCATCGAACGCCAACTTGCCGGACAGCATGCGCAGGGCTGGCAGGCCGGCACTTCGCTGCCCGGCTGGCGGGTGCACGATGTGGTGAGTCATGTCATCGGCACCGAGTCGATGCTGCTGGGCATCCCAACTCCGGAGGCCGATTGCGATGTCGCCGCCCTGGGGCACGTCAACAACGACATCGGTGTGCTCAACGAGTGCTGGGTGCGTTATCTGGCGGCCGAGACCCCCGAGGACATGATGGCGCGCTTCGGGGACGTCACCGCCCAGCGCACCACGATGTTGACCACCATGACCGACGAGGCGTGGAACGCCGCCACCCTCACTCCTGCCGGCCCGGACAGTTACGGCCGGTTCATGCGCATTCGCACCTTCGACTGCTGGATGCACGCGCAGGACATCCGGGAAGCGTTGAACCTCCCGGCCACCGCGGCTGATCTGGGTGGCGCGGATGCCCGCCAGGCCCTCGACGAGATCGCTGCCAGCATGGGATTTGTCATCGGCAAGCGCGGTAAAGCACCCGACGGGGCGCGGGTGGAGCTGGAGCTCACCGGTGGTTTGACCCGCTCCATCCGGGTGGCGGTCGACGGCCGCGCGTCGGTGGTCGACGATTTCGGCGGGGCCGAGCCTACCTCCGTGATCCGCGTCGACGGACTGCACTTCACCCGGCTGTGCGGAGGCCGGGTTTCGCCCGGCGACGTCGAGATCGTGGGTGATCAGGCAGTCGGGCGGCAGATCGTGGAGAACCTCGCCTACGTGATCTAG
- a CDS encoding tetratricopeptide repeat protein gives MTSVEQTVGIARMYSDGRQYRQAADILGTALQQNPDSAALLVEMARAQLGLDNPEAAASSAFAALSVDPGHVYAMRVYALALDQLGQRHDALTLAYRAVLADSHNYLTHYTYGMLLLNAGHFLQAYTAAVEALRGGSADPEVHFLCGRILNKLGRLEESTVAYQEALRLDPEHASAEHNIAVNRLNRGHWSRALTGFLGAGRMDPELGEHVRRNVGVALIRPMRWVTLMVLVTAYFAIVSHQPGAAAPRVITVIAAIVTVALLVRVVRPVPRAALRSVMRARPMLAVRGGLAVYAVVVGVLSASGLLAAVSLPAAVVLLLATILTILIGWLTRT, from the coding sequence TTGACGTCAGTCGAGCAGACGGTCGGCATCGCCCGGATGTACTCCGACGGTCGTCAATACCGTCAAGCTGCCGACATTCTCGGAACGGCGTTGCAGCAGAACCCGGACAGCGCGGCGCTGCTGGTGGAGATGGCGAGGGCGCAACTGGGTCTGGACAACCCGGAGGCCGCCGCGTCCAGCGCCTTTGCCGCGTTGTCTGTCGACCCCGGGCATGTGTACGCGATGCGGGTCTACGCTCTGGCACTCGACCAACTGGGGCAACGGCACGACGCACTCACGCTGGCCTACCGCGCGGTGCTGGCCGATTCGCACAACTACCTGACGCACTACACCTACGGAATGCTGCTGTTGAATGCCGGCCATTTTCTGCAGGCCTACACCGCAGCGGTCGAGGCGCTGCGTGGTGGCAGTGCAGATCCCGAGGTGCATTTCCTGTGTGGACGAATTCTGAACAAGCTGGGTCGGCTGGAAGAGTCCACCGTGGCCTACCAGGAGGCGCTGCGGCTGGACCCCGAGCACGCCTCCGCCGAGCACAACATCGCAGTGAACCGGTTGAACCGAGGACACTGGAGCCGGGCGCTGACCGGATTTCTGGGAGCCGGGCGCATGGATCCCGAACTGGGAGAACATGTTCGTCGTAACGTCGGAGTGGCGCTGATTCGGCCGATGCGTTGGGTCACCTTGATGGTGTTGGTGACCGCATATTTCGCGATCGTCAGCCATCAACCCGGGGCCGCCGCGCCGCGGGTGATCACGGTGATTGCCGCCATCGTCACGGTGGCGCTGCTGGTGAGGGTGGTGCGACCGGTGCCCAGGGCCGCGTTGCGGTCGGTGATGCGAGCCAGGCCGATGCTGGCGGTGCGCGGGGGCCTGGCGGTGTACGCGGTGGTGGTGGGCGTGCTCAGCGCGTCCGGCCTTCTGGCGGCGGTGTCGCTGCCCGCAGCCGTTGTGCTGTTGCTTGCCACCATCCTGACGATCCTCATCGGGTGGTTGACGCGAACCTGA
- a CDS encoding ATP-binding protein: MAQDALISELTAAVERSPQVLELRLHLAELLLEAGRATEALGHCSTALTQSAGNAAALALLQRCSAALTGPAAEPEFNWTAAEEEVADIIGPAFVDSTEFSSPLDEDDYDAVQRSSLRLEDVAGMPEVKAQLELALLGPIRNPEMMKAYKVSARGGLLLYGPPGCGKTYVAKAVSGELGANFLAVGITDVMQHWFGDSERALHEIFETARRNTPCVLFFDEVDALGQRRNAVNNNATLRVLVNTLLAEMDSATSDNDGVYVLGATNMPWDVDSALRRPGRFDRMIFVGLPDAAAREAIVRTNLRDRPIAGIDLAKIAARTDGFSGADLAHICESATQLAMADSLRSGNIRPVTMKDIDAALAQIRPSTGPWFDVARNVVEFGNRDGAYDDLAKYLRRRKFR; this comes from the coding sequence GTGGCGCAGGACGCGTTGATCTCAGAACTCACGGCGGCCGTCGAGCGCAGTCCCCAGGTTCTGGAGCTGCGGCTGCATCTCGCCGAACTGCTGTTGGAGGCCGGCCGTGCAACCGAAGCGCTGGGCCACTGCAGCACGGCGCTGACGCAGAGCGCGGGCAACGCCGCCGCGCTTGCCCTTTTACAGCGCTGTAGCGCTGCGCTGACCGGCCCCGCAGCTGAGCCCGAGTTCAACTGGACGGCGGCCGAGGAAGAGGTGGCCGACATCATCGGTCCCGCGTTCGTCGACTCCACCGAGTTCTCGTCGCCGCTGGACGAGGACGACTACGACGCGGTGCAGCGCAGCTCTCTGCGGCTCGAGGACGTGGCGGGCATGCCTGAGGTCAAAGCCCAACTCGAACTCGCCCTGCTGGGCCCCATCCGCAACCCCGAGATGATGAAGGCGTACAAGGTGTCCGCCCGCGGCGGGCTGCTCCTCTACGGGCCACCCGGATGCGGCAAGACCTACGTGGCCAAGGCTGTGTCGGGTGAGCTGGGCGCGAACTTCCTTGCCGTGGGCATCACCGATGTGATGCAGCACTGGTTCGGTGACAGTGAACGTGCGCTGCACGAGATCTTCGAGACCGCCAGGCGCAATACGCCGTGCGTGCTGTTCTTCGACGAGGTCGACGCGCTGGGCCAGCGCCGCAACGCCGTCAACAACAACGCGACACTGCGAGTGCTGGTGAACACCCTTCTGGCCGAGATGGATTCGGCGACCTCTGACAACGACGGGGTGTATGTCCTTGGCGCCACCAACATGCCCTGGGACGTCGACTCGGCGCTGCGGCGGCCCGGCCGTTTCGACCGGATGATCTTCGTGGGTCTGCCCGATGCCGCCGCCAGAGAGGCCATCGTGCGGACCAACCTGCGCGACCGTCCCATCGCCGGAATCGATCTGGCCAAGATCGCTGCTCGCACCGACGGATTCTCGGGTGCCGACCTGGCTCACATCTGCGAGTCGGCCACCCAGTTGGCTATGGCCGACTCGCTGCGCAGCGGCAACATCCGGCCGGTCACCATGAAAGACATCGACGCCGCGCTCGCCCAGATCAGACCGAGCACGGGCCCCTGGTTCGACGTGGCCCGCAACGTAGTCGAGTTCGGCAACCGGGACGGCGCCTACGACGATCTGGCGAAGTACCTGCGCCGCAGGAAGTTTCGTTGA